A portion of the Thermothelomyces thermophilus ATCC 42464 chromosome 5, complete sequence genome contains these proteins:
- a CDS encoding glycoside hydrolase family 61 protein (CAZy_ID 267806) yields MKLTSSLAVLAAAGAQAHYTFPRAGTGGSLSGEWEVVRMTENHYSHGPVTDVTSPEMTCYQSGVQGAPQTVQVKAGSQFTFSVDPSIGHPGPLQFYMAKVPSGQTAATFDGTGAVWFKIYQDGPNGLGTDSITWPSAGKTEVSVTIPSCIEDGEYLLRVEHIALHSASSVGGAQFYIACAQLSVTGGSGTLNTGSLVSLPGAYKATDPGILFQLYWPIPTEYINPGPAPVSC; encoded by the exons ATGAAGCTCACCTCGTCCCTCGCTGTCCTGGCCGCTGCCGGCGCCCAGGCTCACT ATACCTTCCCTAGGGCCGGCACTGGTGGTTCGCTCTCTGGCGAGTGGGAGGTGGTCCGCATGACCGAGAACCATTACTCGCACGGCCCGGTCACCGATGTCACCAGCCCCGAGATGACCTGCTATCAGTCCGGCGTGCAGGGTGCGCCCCAGACCGTCCAGGTCAAGGCGGGCTCCCAATTCACCTTCAGCGTGGATCCCTCCATCGGCCACCCCGGCCCTCTCCAGTTCTACATGGCTAAGGTGCCGTCGGGCCAGACGGCCGCCACCTTTGACGGCACGGGAGCCGTGTGGTTCAAGATCTACCAAGACGGCCCGAACGGCCTCGGCACCGACAGCATTACCTGGCCCAGCGCCG GCAAAACCGAGGTCTCGGTCACCATCCCCAGCTGCATCGAGGATGGCGAGTACCTGCTCCGGGTCGAGCACATCGCGCTCCACAGCGCCAGCAGCGTGGGCGGCGCCCAGTTCTACATCGCCTGCGCCCAGCTCTCCGTCACCGGCGGCTCCGGCACCCTCAACACGGGCTCGCTCGTCTCCCTGCCCGGCGCCTACAAGGCCACCGACCCGGGCATCCTCTTCCAGCTCTACTGGCCCATCCCGACCGAGTACATCAACCCCGGCCCGGCCCCCGTCTCTTGCTAA
- a CDS encoding carbohydrate-binding module family 1 protein (CAZy_ID 267836), producing the protein DFESGWDQTAWPIYAPDCNQGGKVSLDTSTAHSGSNSIRVDGAGGYCGHIFFGTNKVPSGDLYVRVYLKASKALTASHVTFITMPDPAQGTNKHLRIGGQSEILMYNRESDDATLPELSPQGIATSTSLPTNSWQCFEYHVGTDGTIETWLNDKAVAGLTFGPGISNPNAGAWSRSSIIPKPSGVYFGWESYGGDTNTFWYDDIVISSSRVGCSGSGTPPPSSSSSSSPTGPAPSTTLVTSTTSRGSTSTTTTTSSAPATSTTSSGCTVPQWGQCGGINYTGCTTCAAPYTCKFSNDYYSQCL; encoded by the exons GACTTTGAGAGCGGGTGGGACCAGACGGCATGGCCCATCTACGCCCCAGACTGCAACCAAGGCGGCAAGGTGTCCCTTGATACTTCGACTGCCCACAGTGGCAGCAACTCCATCAGGGTCGACGGTGCTGGTGGTTATTGCGGCCACATCTTCTTTGGAACGAACAAGGTGCCTAGCGGCGATCTCTACGTGAGGGTCTATCT CAAAGCGTCCAAGGCCCTCACCGCCTCCCATGTCACCTTCATCACCATGCCGGACCCTGCCCAGGGAACCAACAAGCACCTTCGGATCGGCGGCCAGAGCGAGATCCTCATGTACAACCGCGAGTCCGACGACGCCACCCTGCCCGAGCTCTCTCCGCAAGGTATCGCCACCTCAACCTCCCTGCCCACCAACAGCTGGCAGTGCTTCGAATACCACGTCGGCACCGACGGCACCATCGAGACCTGGCTCAACGACAAGGCCGTTGCCGGCCTGACCTTCGGCCCGGGCATCTCCAACCCCAACGCGGGCGCCTGGTCGCGCAGCTCCATCATCCCCAAGCCCTCGGGCGTCTACTTCGGCTGGGAGTCGTACGGCGGCGACACAAACACCTTCTGGTACGACGACATCGTCATCAGCTCCTCCCGCGTCGGCTGCTCCGGCAGCGgcactcctcctccttcctcctcctcctcctcctcccctacCGGCCCCGCCCCCTCCACCACTCTCGTCACCTCCACCACATCCCGCGGCTCgaccagcaccaccaccaccaccagctcGGCCCCCGCCACCTCCACCACCAGCAGCGGCTGCACCGTGCCGCAGTGGGGCCAGTGCGGCGGTATTAAC TACACGGGATGCACGACATGCGCGGCCCCGTACACCTGCAAGTTCAGCAATGACTACTACTCGCAGTGCCTCTAG
- a CDS encoding necrosis inducing factor, which produces MARLNTSALLLLTAAVATAAPRAPSFRNSTAPSFRNSTAPSFRNSTGPSSGGNLTGPPAGAPTFSAAAAPSPPKALPQRATANDLRWQPSLDFDTDGCYNVPAIDAEGNVAEGLPYEWVGLSSDCRDESDLDNNNVYARQRCNSGWCVYLYGYYFEKDVPVAYFFGGGHRHDWEHIAVWVSDATGRAEYVAASQHGNYEVRPAADVRWDGDHPKMVYHKDGASTHCFRFANEADDNIENHKGIWFRGDLVSYNGFPSTEIRDKLFAYDFGKATIDFKDSTFPGAIGRAKPAGITFDVNLDEGSPGTP; this is translated from the exons ATGGCGCGCCTCAACACCTCCGCCCTGCTGCTTCTAACAGCAGCCGTAGCGACGGCTGCCCCTCGCGCGCCGTCCTTCAGGAACTCGACAGCGCCGTCCTTCAGAAACTCGACAGCGCCGTCCTTTCGGAACTCGACAGGGCCGTCCTCGGGGGGGAATCTTACCGGGCCGCCGGCAGGGGCGCCGAccttctcggcggcggcggcgccgtcgccgcccaaGGCGCTGCCGCAGCGGGCGACGGCCAACGACCTCCGGTGGCAGCCGTCGCTCGACTTCGACACGGACGGGTGCTACAACGTGCCGGCGATCGACGCCGAGGGCAACGTGGCGGAGGGCCTGCCGTACGAGTGGGTGGGCCTGTCGAGCGACTGCCGGGACGAGTCGGACCTGGACAACAACAACGTGTACGCGCGGCAGCGGTGCAACAGCGGCTGGTGCGTGTACCTGTACGGCTACTACTTCGAGAAGGACGTGCCGGTGGCCTACTtcttcggcggcggccaccGCCACGACTGGGAGCACATCGCCGTCTGGGTCAGCGACGCCACCGGCCGCGCCGAGTACGTCGCCGCCTCCCAGCACGGCAACTACGAGGTCCGCCCGGCCGCCGACGTCCGCTGGGACGGCGACCACCCCAAGATGGTCTACCACAAGGACGGCGCCAGCACGCACTGCTTCCGGTTCGCGAACGAGGCGGACGACAACATCGAGAATCACAAGGGGATATGG TTCCGTGGCGACTTGGTCTCGTACAATGGCTTCCCCTCGAccgagataagggacaagctGTTCGCCTACGATTTCGGCAAGGCGACGATCGACTTCAAGGATTCGACGTTCCCCGGTGCTATCGGAAGGGCGAAGCCAGCGGGCATCACCTTTGACGTGAACCTGGATGAGGGATCTCCGGGGACGCCCTGA